One region of Dysidea avara chromosome 1, odDysAvar1.4, whole genome shotgun sequence genomic DNA includes:
- the LOC136242693 gene encoding uncharacterized protein produces the protein MKQLPQFVQHRVVEIRTAFPNATWNFCPTAHNPADLLTRGISFELLNSQGNLWWKGLPWLTTPHAWPTWQPEPQIHLHAAAAIAEEFTPQPPTNPDVGLHKIIQLNNHSSLHKLWAVTAYVYRFVNNLCRSRPKLHGPLTAKELNSAQTRWIQACQELRYPLEMASAKSKCIRPEVKKPPLVRQLRLFMDDRGLLRCGGRIHNAPLSELARFPYLLPQNNHLTALIVYHTHVFLSHAGVGSTLTAILQSYWIPSGRQYVKKLLRQCTICRRHGGRPYAAPESAPLPKVRVQDVPPFSITGVDFTGALYVKQQNNEENKVYICLFTCATSRAIHLEVVTDLSTTTFLLAFRRFVARRSLPVIMMSDNATTYSSAAEELSKLLTSEEIATTLGREGTVWKFIPKRAPWFGGYWERLIGLTKMAVKKTLGRAHVNLVTLQTITAEVEAILNDRPLTYISDDISDLEPLTPAHLLHGRRLTKLPHEQATIEDISDPSYLDADQLRRNAKKQSILLEHFTSRWRNEYLTSLREFYRPSGRGGQQIKVGDIVLVHDDCVRINWKLAVVESLVAGNDGLVRSANIRTKNGVTNRPVLKLYPLEVTSDATNMRSQVVNEPDNQEGPITNPSGPHIDNRPKRRAAEQARKQIRDWAKCIRAPPEDVGDCD, from the coding sequence ATGAAACAGTTGCCACAATTTGTTCAACACCGAGTGGTAGAGATCAGAACAGCCTTCCCAAATGCAACTTGGAATTTCTGCCCCACTGCACATAACCCTGCTGACCTGCTGACGCGTGGCATAAGTTTCGAGCTCCTTAACTCACAAGGTAATCTGTGGTGGAAGGGCCTACCGTGGTTGACTACACCTCACGCTTGGCCAACATGGCAGCCGGAGCCACAGATTCACTTGCATGCAGCCGCAGCTATTGCGGAGGAATTCACACCTCAGCCACCTACCAATCCCGATGTTGGTCTTCACAAGATCATCCAACTGAACAACCACAGCTCACTACACAAGCTTTGGGCTGTCACAGCGTACGTATACAGATTCGTAAACAACCTGTGCAGATCACGGCCCAAGCTGCATGGCCCCCTAACTGCCAAAGAGCTCAACTCTGCACAAACTAGATGGATCCAAGCTTGCCAAGAGCTTAGATACCCATTGGAGATGGCTAGTGCCAAATCCAAGTGCATCCGTCCTGAAGTGAAGAAGCCACCTCTTGTCAGGCAACTTCGGTTGTTTATGGATGACAGGGGCCTCTTGCGGTGTGGGGGACGGATACACAATGCTCCTCTCAGTGAGCTGGCCAGGTTCCCATACCTGTTGCCTCAGAATAACCACCTAACCGCACTTATTGTTTACCACACGCATGTCTTTCTTTCCCATGCAGGTGTTGGATCTACCCTGACAGCCATCCTACAATCATACTGGATACCTTCAGGGCGTCAGTATGTCAAGAAACTTTTACGACAATGCACAATATGTAGACGACATGGAGGAAGACCATATGCAGCCCCTGAATCAGCACCACTTCCGAAGGTCAGAGTGCAGGATGTACCACCATTTTCCATCACTGGCGTAGACTTTACAGGAGCTCTGTACGTCAAACAACAGAACAATGAGGAAAACAAAGTCTACATCTGCCTATTTACTTGCGCCACCTCTAGGGCAATACACCTGGAAGTAGTTACAGACCTCTCCACTACAACTTTCTTGCTTGCCTTTCGTCGCTTCGTTGCCAGGAGATCATTGCCAGTTATCATGATGTCAGACAATGCAACCACATACTCTTCAGCTGCAGAAGAACTCTCCAAGCTTCTGACATCAGAGGAAATTGCCACTACATTGGGCCGGGAAGGTACAGTGTGGAAATTTATACCAAAGAGAGCACCATGGTTTGGAGGTTATTGGGAACGGCTTATTGGCCTCACCAAGATGGCGGTGAAGAAGACGCTAGGAAGGGCCCATGTTAATCTTGTGACACTCCAAACAATCACAGCAGAAGTTGAAGCCATCCTGAATGATCGCCCTCTAACCTACATTTCCGATGACATATCAGACCTAGAGCCACTTACACCGGCACATCTCTTACATGGACGACGGCTGACTAAACTGCCTCATGAACAAGCCACCATTGAAGATATATCAGACCCCAGTTACCTGGACGCAGATCAACTGAGGAGAAACGCCAAGAAGCAGTCAATCCTGCTAGAACACTTTACCAGCAGATGGAGAAATGAATACTTGACTTCGTTGAGAGAATTTTATCGTCCTTCAGGAAGAGGTGGCCAACAAATCAAGGTTGGCGACATAGTGTTGGTACATGACGACTGTGTACGCATTAACTGGAAGCTAGCTGTAGTTGAAAGCTTAGTGGCAGGTAATGATGGATTGGTCCGCTCAGCAAACATTCGTACAAAGAACGGCGTTACCAACAGACCTGTCTTGAAGTTATATCCACTGGAAGTAACAAGTGATGCAACAAATATGCGAAGTCAAGTCGTTAATGAACCAGATAACCAGGAAGGACCTATAACTAATCCAAGTGGCCCACACATTGACAATCGTCCGAAACGGAGAGCTGCAGAACAGGCCCGGAAGCAGATAAGGGATTGGGCGAAGTGCATCCGtgcccccccggaggatgtcggaGATTGCGACTGA
- the LOC136243030 gene encoding uncharacterized protein has protein sequence MSVTESGELVKIKSRLDSKGFNFIRDANNSTGDRLFNCYQYTSTSGFTIMTALKCQFDSSIGDGVETEELVEAFGELDVAVFETLVTGWRLADKQFWNVESVGISPKDESPNNFLDSYITNSVERLNDGSYCARFPWKDSHPPLPTNFSTSAHRNRSLARKLALNPSLLTKYSDILTDQERRGFIERMTDPTSTTRCHYIPHHAVRKDSSTTPVRIVYDCSCHQTRNQPSLNDCLLTSQPKLNDLCRIILRFRLHPVGICTDIEKAFLHIQLHEDDRDWTRFLWLSDPQDPDSEFVTYRFRVVLFGAVCSPFMLNAVLHCHLTQYKSPTAENMLDDLYVDNIVSGCPTESEAISFYNNARSIMNDAHLNLRSWASNSSRLMDQANRDKVADTNNPVNVLGLQWNTQTDTLALTSKCSIPSINSLITKRDVLKESSKVFDPLGLLSPVTVRAKIFMQSLWQRNIDWDEPLSNEDQQKWLTIAGNIQEARSLQIPRRYFPTVRVSEQPDRLHVFADASLTAYGAVAFLCNGNSTSFVMAKSRVAPLKPLTLPKLELMGALTAARLCDFIVQALHPLSLSTHFWSDSQITLHWIKGEKHVNTFVTHRVVEILNHSKPDQWQYCPTQDNPVDLLTRGITSSQLKLSTLWKHGPQWLPSENSWPTWSFSPTIELQALAVTATSFSPSTTPQYAAHCLDFWQLLHTCIDSSPILFHAGTNATLTAIRQKFWIPTARQRIKSQLRRCVICRKHSGKPYQIPDPPPLPQIRTCASVPFTITGIDFTGALYVRSNHTEEKVYICLFTCATSRAIHLEIVTDLTVETFLLAFRRFASRRSLPQILVSDNASTYLAAADELQQLLQSERLTETLGRKGVQWKLIPKRAPWYGGWWERLIGLTKMCLKKVLGRSKISLVVLQTLIVEVEATLNDRPLTHVSSDLSDAEPLTPAHLLHGHRITPLPHEVVEGQDLTDPTYGGITDISQRAKLQAFLFNQFQSRWKFEYLTSLREYHRTTGSNNQQIKQGDVVLMWDEAPRSTWRLAIVEKLMIGKDGLVRAAYIKTSQGRTNRPIAKLIPLEVSSPTVTETEGSTNGSQKDTINKPTVKNTADKRPRRAAAHRGRERVVNWVKQLGAPPEDVMD, from the exons ATGTCTGTGACTGAGTCGGGTGAATTAGTGAAGATTAAGTCAAGG CTGGACAGTAAGGGCTTCAACTTCATCAGGGATGCTAATAATTCTACTGGGGATCGTCTGTTTAATTGCTATCAGTATACCTCCACCTCTGGTTTTACGATCATGACG GCACTGAAGTGTCAATTTGACTCTTCCATAGGGGATGGAGTGGAGACTGAGGAGTTGGTGGAAGCATTTGGGGAATTGGATGTGGCAGTGTTTGAAACATTGGTCACAGGTTGGAGGCTTGCAGATA AACAGTTCTGGAATGTGGAGTCAGTAGGAATTTCACCCAAGGATGAGTCACCAAACAATTTTCTGGACTCTTATATCACCAATAGTGTCGAACGCTTGAATGATGGTTCTTACTGCGCCCGTTTTCCGTGGAAGGACAGTCATCCTCCCTTACCCACGAATTTCTCAACTTCTGCTCACCGCAATAGATCACTGGCTCGCAAACTGGCACTGAACCCTTCATTGTTGACCAAGTACAGTGACATCTTAACAGATCAGGAACGCCGTGGTTTCATTGAGAGAATGACAGATCCAACCAGTACCACAAGATGCCATTACATACCACACCATGCTGTACGCAAGGACTCATCCACTACTCCAGTACGTATAGTGTACGACTGCAGTTGTCACCAAACAAGGAACCAACCTAGTCTTAATGATTGTTTACTTACCAGCCAACCCAAGCTTAATGACCTCTGCCGTATCATTTTAAGATTCAGACTCCACCCTGTAGGAATTTGCACAGATATCGAGAAAGCTTTTCTACACATACAACTTCATGAAGATGATAGGGACTGGACTAGATTCCTTTGGCTAAGTGATCCACAAGATCCAGACAGTGAGTTTGTTACATATAGATTTAGAGTTGTCTTGTTTGGTGCAGTGTGTTCACCGTTCATGTTAAACGCTGTCCTACATTGTCATTTAACTCAGTACAAATCACCAACTGCAGAGAACATGCTTGATGACTTGTATGTAGACAATATTGTATCTGGATGCCCAACAGAATCAGAAGCTATCAGTTTTTACAACAATGCTCGATCCATAATGAATGATGCTCACCTCAACCTTAGAAGTTGGGCCTCTAACAGCTCCCGACTTATGGACCAAGCAAATAGAGACAAGGTTGCGGACACCAATAATCCAGTCAATGTTTTAGGACTACAGTGGAACACCCAGACAGATACATTAGCACTCACATCCAAGTGTTCCATCCCCAGTATCAACTCACTTATCACCAAGAGAGATGTCTTGAAGGAATCATCCAAGGTATTCGACCCCCTGGGTCTACTATCCCCAGTAACTGTTAGAGCAAAGATCTTCATGCAGTCATTATGGCAGAGAAACATAGACTGGGACGAACCACTATCTAATGAGGACCAGCAAAAATGGCTTACAATTGCAGGGAATATCCAGGAGGCTAGAAGTTTACAGATTCCAAGACGATACTTCCCAACAGTTAGGGTTTCAGAACAACCTGACAGGTTACACGTCTTTGCTGATGCCAGTCTCACTGCTTATGGAGCTGTAGCCTTCCTTTGCAATGGCAACAGCACATCATTCGTTATGGCAAAGTCCAGAGTCGCACCCCTCAAACCACTGACCTTACCTAAACTGGAACTGATGGGTGCACTGACAGCAGCAAGGCTATGTGACTTCATTGTTCAAGCTCTACACCCTCTCAGTCTGTCTACTCACTTTTGGTCAGACAGCCAGATCACTCTTCATTGGATCAAAGGAGAGAAACATGTCAATACATTTGTCACTCATCGTGTTGTCGAAATCCTCAACCACTCAAAACCAGATCAATGGCAATACTGTCCAACACAGGACAACCCAGTGGACTTGCTCACTAGGGGCATCACTTCATCTCAACTGAAGTTGTCAACGTTGTGGAAGCATGGACCTCAATGGCTCCCATCCGAGAACAGTTGGCCCACTTGGAGCTTCTCACCGACTATCGAATTGCAGGCACTGGCTGTTACCGCAACCAGTTTTAGTCCTTCAACTACTCCACAGTATGCAG CACACTGTCTAGACTTCTGGCAGTTACTGCATACATGTATAGATTCATCTCCAATT ttattTCATGCTGGAACCAATGCTACCCTAACAGCCATAAGACAGAAATTTTGGATACCAACTGCCAGACAACGTATAAAGTCACAACTACGCCGATGTGTTATTTGCCGTAAACATAGCGGAAAGCCATACCAGATACCTGACCCTCCACCACTGCCACAGATTCGCACTTGTGCTTCAGTTCCCTTCACCATCACAGGCATCGACTTTACTGGGGCACTCTATGTACGCAGTAATCACACTGAGGAGAAAGTCTACATCTGTCTGTTTACATGTGCCACGAGTCGTGCCATTCACCTAGAGATTGTTACAGATTTAACAGTGGAGACTTTCCTTCTAGCATTCAGGAGATTTGCCAGCCGCAGGTCACTCCCACAGATTCTCGTGTCAGATAATGCTTCTACCTATCTGGCAGCTGCAGATGAACTGCAACAGCTTCTACAATCAGAACGTCTCACAGAAACACTTGGGAGGAAAGGTGTACAGTGGAAGCTCATCCCAAAACGTGCCCCCTGGTATGGTGGGTGGTGGGAGCGCCTTATCGGCTTAACAAAGATGTGCTTGAAGAAGGTACTGGGGAGATCAAAGATCAGCTTAGTTGTGTTGCAGACACTAATAGTAGAAGTAGAGGCCACACTCAATGACAGACCTCTGACACATGTATCCTCAGACCTCAGTGATGCCGAGCCACTCACACCAGCCCATCTTTTACATGGTCATCGCATAACACCACTTCCTCATGAAGTAGTGGAAGGGCAGGACTTGACTGATCCCACATATGGTGGTATAACTGATATTTCCCAGAGAGCAAAGCTGCAAGCCTTTCTCTTCAATCAGTTTCAGTCACGCTGGAAATTTGAATACTTGACCTCCCTCAGAGAGTATCATAGAACCACAGGAAGCAACAATCAGCAGATTAAGCAGGGAGATGTTGTCCTGATGTGGGATGAAGCTCCACGGAGCACTTGGAGATTGGCGATTGTTGAAAAACTGATGATTGGGAAAGACGGACTAGTGCGTGCTGCCTACATCAAGACATCACAAGGAAGAACAAACCGCCCCATTGCCAAGTTGATACCGTTGGAAGTCTCATCTCCAACAGTTACCGAAACTGAAGGATCTACCAATGGTTCCCAGAAGGATACAATCAACAAGCCCACAGTGAAGAACACAGCTGATAAACGACCGAGAAGGGCAGCCGCTCACAGGGGCAGAGAGAGAGTTGTGAATTGGGTGAAACAGCTTGGTGCCCCCCCGGAAGATGTCATGGACTGA
- the LOC136242774 gene encoding uncharacterized protein: MLFATLNRHLLQHDTLISHNIRCNLYVDNVVTGCNTEKEAVRFYRQARSMLSEAKFNLRAWASNSKQLVELSQQDGTFDSSNPINVLGIRWDTSTDKLSLSLKGLRHPITLTAKREVLKDTSKLFDPLGITSPVSVRAKLFMQKLWQLRVEWDEPLDANIRDEWNIIISDIQRLSELTIDRCYLKKVFHRPDITLHVFADASTKAYGAVAFLVSDDIVTFVMAKNRVAPLKSLTLPKLELMAAVIASRVATFIQDALQLQDTPTHFWGIARLCCTGWQA, from the coding sequence ATGTTGTTTGCCACCCTTAACCGTCACTTGTTGCAACATGATACTCTCATTTCTCACAACATACGGTGTAACCTGTATGTTGATAATGTGGTTACAGGGTGCAATACTGAGAAGGAAGCTGTACGTTTCTACCGACAGGCGAGATCCATGCTGTCTGAAGCCAAGTTCAATCTGAGGGCCTGGGCATCGAACAGTAAACAACTGGTGGAACTGTCACAACAAGATGGAACATTTGACAGCTCCAACCCCATCAATGTCCTTGGAATTCGATGGGACACGTCAACAGACAAGTTATCACTCTCACTGAAGGGATTACGCCACCCAATCACATTGACCGCCAAACGTGAAGTATTGAAGGATACATCCAAGTTATTTGACCCCCTGGGCATTACTAGCCCAGTGTCTGTGCGTGCCAAACTCTTTATGCAGAAGCTCTGGCAATTACGGGTGGAATGGGATGAACCATTGGATGCCAACATCAGAGACGAGTGGAATATCATCATCAGTGATATTCAGAGGCTGTCTGAGTTAACCATCGACCGATGCTACCTCAAGAAGGTCTTCCACAGACCCGATATCACACTACACGTGTTTGCAGATGCCAGCACGAAGGCATACGGAGCAGTAGCCTTCCTTGTGAGTGATGACATTGTAACATTTGTGATGGCCAAGAACCGTGTTGCTCCACTGAAGAGTCTGACTCTACCAAAGCTTGAATTGATGGCTGCTGTTATTGCCTCAAGAGTTGCAACATTCATTCAAGATGCTCTGCAACTACAGGATACTCCCACCCATTTCTGGGGGATAGCCAGATTGTGCTGCACTGGCTGGCAAGCATGA
- the LOC136242859 gene encoding uncharacterized protein translates to MSDLKKLISSRRGHKCHLAKILASADDILAKLSTANEEETDATAVISDSVLLAENLKQLRLKARVFEELDDKIIDNTEDEEKIETAVFEAADLQTTLSEKMALIQHTLQTLSKADVAERTAPTEQTNPLPQPREPQSGKEETPTKQQSNIKQVDHVSTNNSSNSSHQPAADSSNTHAHSTSHMAHANTSAHVAHANTSAHMAHTHKSTTGSDIPPTYHFGARLFKLEIPVFSGEPLDWQPFWDCFTAAIDTNPSLSGVQKLSYLRAQLRGEASRVITGLPLTNLNYNHSVTLLKEHYGQSQKIISAHIQALLDLPKPSNKLASLRFFHDTVETHVHCLESLGKSPESLDTLLAPMILTKLPEETRRNMARGHTSAEWTVLEIQTAICNEIRIFETGQQISASQQGSPTASFHTLLHRKPHGKREINSKLSCVFCKGNHTALNCEVHKDATSRVEIIKQQRLCFNCLAHHHISQCNSKNRCRKCGNKHHTSICNDPAKQTTSDTIPTIPSNTTSSEVTPPSTATTNTATFTTLAPRQLAKHTTCLLKTAIAIVVGTNLQAEANILFDEGSQRSFLTEKLANDLELTPYRFENISLSSFGTNKPLHKQMNTVSIRIRTPTGEMVPLSALVVPTIATPISNPLHTDVLRLPHLKGLPLAHPVTAAENFDISLLIGADHYWDLVGDHIVRGAGPTAMSSKLGYLLSGPALLPRPPSTSVNSLHVITAHHQEECDLQRFWQVEDTAITPTEPDKSDAQFLTSYSASHISRLNDGTYCAGFPWREEHLPLPDNLEVCQRRTRSLARRLAKSPGLLQTYDAILKEQLSRGFIELVPESDKSTLSHYIPHHPVSKDSATTSIRIVYDCSCRQSREYRSLNDCLLTGPPFLNDLTSIILRFRSHLYGISTDIE, encoded by the coding sequence ATGAGCGACCTAAAGAAGTTGATTAGTTCACGCCGCGGCCATAAGTGCCATTTAGCCAAGATACTCGCCAGTGCAGACGATATTTTGGCCAAGCTCTCAACCGCCAACGAAGAAGAAACAGACGCCACGGCAGTTATATCCGATTCCGTCCTTCTGGCAGAAAACCTGAAGCAGCTTCGCCTCAAAGCCCGCGTATTCGAAGAATTGGACGATAAGATCATCGATAATACGGAGGATGAAGAGAAAATCGAAACAGCAGTGTTCGAAGCAGCCGACCTGCAAACCACCTTGTCGGAGAAGATGGCACTGATCCAGCACACCCTGCAGACACTCTCGAAGGCAGACGTAGCTGAACGAACAGCACCCACTGAGCAGACAAACCCTCTGCCCCAGCCACGGGAGCCTCAGAGTGGAAAAGAAGAGACTCCAACAAAACAGCAGTCAAACATTAAACAGGTGGATCACGTGAGTACCAATAATAGTAGCAATAGTTCACATCAGCCTGCGGCTGATTCAAGTAATACTCACGCACACTCCACATCACACATGGCCCATGCTAACACCTCAGCACACGTGGCCCATGCTAACACCTCAGCACACATGGCTCATACACACAAGTCCACTACAGGTAGTGATATCCCTCCTACATATCACTTTGGCGCCCGCCTCTTCAAGCTGGAGATCCCAGTCTTCAGTGGAGAACCACTTGATTGGCAGCCTTTCTGGGACTGTTTTACAGCTGCCATTGACACTAACCCGTCCCTCAGTGGCGTTCAGAAACTCAGCTACTTGCGAGCCCAGCTGAGAGGTGAGGCATCAAGAGTGATCACTGGACTTCCCCTCACAAATCTGAATTATAATCACTCGGTGACTCTATTAAAAGAGCATTATGGGCAGTCACAGAAGATCATTTCCGCACACATTCAAGCCCTGCTGGATCTCCCGAAGCCATCCAACAAGCTGGCTAGTCTGAGATTTTTTCATGACACCGTGGAAACCCATGTCCATTGTCTGGAATCTCTAGGCAAGTCACCAGAATCTCTGGACACATTGTTGGCCCCAATGATACTAACCAAGCTGCCTGAAGAAACCAGGAGAAACATGGCCAGAGGCCATACCAGTGCAGAGTGGACCGTGCTAGAAATACAGACTGCTATCTGTAATGAGATAAGGATATTTGAGACAGGCCAACAAATATCCGCTAGTCAACAAGGCAGTCCTACTGCCTCCTTCCACACATTGCTGCACCGCAAACCGCATGGAAAGAGAGAGATCAACAGTAAGCTAAGTTGTGTGTTCTGCAAAGGAAACCACACTGCACTTAATTGTGAAGTACACAAAGACGCCACATCTCGCGTAGAGATCATTAAGCAACAACGCCTGTGTTTCAACTGCCTTGCCCATCATCACATATCCCAATGTAATTCCAAGAACCGGTGTCGCAAATGTGGCAACAAACATCATACTAGCATCTGCAACGATCCAGCCAAACAGACCACTAGTGACACCATTCCCACCATTCCCAGTAACACCACCTCCAGTGAAGTAACTCCACCATCAACTGCTACTACTAACACCGCGACCTTCACCACACTAGCACCACGCCAGCTTGCCAAACACACTACCTGTCTGCTAAAGACCGCTATTGCCATTGTTGTCGGCACCAACCTGCAGGCTGAAGCTAATATCCTATTTGATGAAGGATCGCAGCGATCCTTCCTCACAGAGAAGCTTGCAAATGACTTAGAGTTAACACCATACAGATTTGAAAACATCAGTCTGTCATCGTTTGGTACTAACAAACCACTGCACAAGCAAATGAACACAGTGTCAATCAGAATTAGAACACCCACTGGGGAAATGGTACCACTTTCAGCACTGGTAGTGCCTACTATAGCCACACCTATTTCCAATCCCCTGCATACAGATGTCCTACGGCTACCTCATCTTAAGGGACTACCACTGGCCCACCCAGTCACGGCAGCTGAGAACTTCGACATCTCATTGCTCATAGGAGCAGACCACTACTGGGACCTGGTTGGGGACCACATTGTTAGAGGAGCTGGTCCAACTGCCATGAGCTCGAAGCTTGGATACTTGCTTTCCGGACCTGCTCTACTACCCCGACCACCTAGCACTAGCGTTAATTCCCTTCATGTCATTACAGCACATCATCAGGAGGAGTGTGACTTGCAAAGATTCTGGCAGGTAGAAGACACAGCAATCACACCAACAGAACCAGACAAATCAGATGCTCAATTTCTAACTTCATACTCTGCCTCTCACATCTCAAGGTTGAATGATGGAACCTATTGTGCAGGCTTCCCTTGGAGAGAGGAACATCTCCCACTTCCAGACAATCTTGAAGTGTGCCAGAGGCGTACTAGATCCTTAGCTCGTAGACTTGCTAAGTCCCCCGGTTTGCTACAAACATACGATGCAATCCTTAAGGAGCAGTTAAGCAGAGGCTTCATTGAGCTTGTTCCAGAGTCTGACAAGAGTACTCTGTCCCACTACATCCCTCACCACCCAGTGAGCAAGGACTCAGCCACTACTTCTATAAGGATAGTGTATGACTGTAGCTGCCGCCAGTCACGCGAGTACCGTAGCCTGAATGACTGCCTCCTCACAGGTCCTCCATTTCTCAATGACTTAACATCAATCATTCTCCGCTTCCGCTCTCACCTCTATGGTATCTCAACTGATATAGAGTAG
- the LOC136242954 gene encoding THAP domain-containing protein 2-like, translated as MPKECCAVNCSNLCVRGSGLSFYIFPADLDRRNKWIAAVNRKNWYPTEHTVICSEHFIDGQKSNNQFAPNYTPTIFQRVDSPMKRKMEAQVADFRRTASRKRRIEQTEITDQQKKKAKETRMQELAESSKRQEEARKLEEERRLKEIEEQQSLEEERKDVKKMRGRDC; from the coding sequence ATGCCAAAGGAGTGTTGTGCTGTGAATTGTTCCAATTTGTGTGTAAGAGGGAGTGGATTAAGTTTTTATATTTTCCCAGCGGATCTAGATCGAAGAAATAAATGGATTGCTGCTGTAAACAGGAAGAACTGGTACCCAACCGAGCACACGGTAATATGTAGTGAACATTTCATTGATGGACAAAAGAGTAACAACCAGTTTGCACCGAACTACACCCCTACAATCTTTCAACGCGTTGACAGTCCTATGAAACGAAAGATGGAAGCTCAGGTCGCGGATTTTCGAAGAACAGCTTCCAGAAAACGGAGGATAGAGCAGACCGAGATCACTGATCAGCAAAAGAAAAAGGCAAAGGAAACCAGAATGCAAGAGCTTGCTGAGTCTAGCAAAAGGCAAGAAGAAGCAAGAAAATTGGAAGAAGAACGGAGGCTGAAAGAAATAGAGGAGCAGCAAAGCTTAGAGGAGGAGAGGAAAGACGTGAAGAAGATGAGAGGGAGAGATTGTTGA